In the bacterium genome, one interval contains:
- a CDS encoding winged helix-turn-helix domain-containing protein, translated as MKLNPVKKTLIVKGKVIQLTSIEVQILYLLLQEKMNKIKREKIIFEIWTNKKNLINYYNNHLDVALSRLKRKIFEQTSKKIIFSDRNKSICLKI; from the coding sequence ATGAAGCTCAATCCAGTTAAAAAAACTTTAATAGTTAAAGGTAAAGTCATTCAATTGACATCTATTGAAGTACAAATTTTATATCTTTTGCTTCAAGAAAAAATGAATAAAATTAAACGTGAAAAAATAATTTTTGAAATTTGGACCAACAAGAAAAACTTAATAAACTATTACAACAATCATCTTGATGTTGCGCTGTCTCGGCTAAAGCGCAAAATTTTTGAACAGACGTCGAAAAAAATAATTTTTTCAGACCGTAATAAATCAATTTGTCTAAAGATCTGA
- a CDS encoding PGPGW domain-containing protein, with amino-acid sequence MQLLFKHLKKLLIFIVGLTIIIIGIALLVLPGPGIVTIAVGLGVLSLEFVWAKRLFEKAKTYSKDQFEQIQNKLDKKN; translated from the coding sequence ATGCAATTGCTATTTAAACATCTAAAAAAATTGCTTATCTTTATTGTTGGCTTAACGATTATCATTATTGGCATTGCCTTGCTTGTTTTACCGGGGCCAGGCATTGTGACCATTGCCGTGGGCTTGGGTGTTTTATCGCTAGAGTTTGTCTGGGCCAAACGTTTATTTGAAAAAGCTAAAACGTATAGCAAAGATCAGTTTGAGCAGATTCAGAACAAGTTAGACAAAAAAAATTAA